One window of Trifolium pratense cultivar HEN17-A07 linkage group LG5, ARS_RC_1.1, whole genome shotgun sequence genomic DNA carries:
- the LOC123884373 gene encoding kinesin-like protein KIN-13A: MPPQGNAGAAAAIYDQAAGGSLQSSSTDAGDAVMARWLQSAGLQHLGSPLASSGIDHRLLPNLLMQGYGAQSAEEKQRLLKLMRNLNFNGESGSELYTSNAQTFGGVAASDGFYTPDFRGDFGAGLLDLHAMDDTELLSEHMISEPLEPSPMPGDTRVFGDDFYPINSKLEKEADVDASINLPMNEKENSTRENNVAKIKVVVRKRPLNKKELAKKEDDVVTVTDNAYLTVHEPKLKVDLTAYVDKHEFCFDAVLDEQVTNDEVYRATVEPIIPTIFERTKATCFAYGQTGSGKTYTMQPLPLRAAEDLVRQLHQPVYRSQKYKLWLSYFEIYGGKLYDLLSDRRKLCMREDGRQQVCIVGLQEFEVFDVQIVKEFIEKGSASRSTGSTGANEESSRSHAILQLVVKKHNEVKEGRRNTNNDGNEARNGKVVGKISFIDLAGSERGADTTDNDRQTRIEGAEINKSLLALKECIRALDNDQIHIPFRGSKLTEVLRDSFVGNSKTVMISCISPGAGSCEHTLNTLRYADRVKSLSKSGNPRKDPIPNKDVSSTSTPPASACAEDFSDQRQEKPMDMGKKPFEKENTMYSSAAIADKQLPSISSNYLSNGREDKGWTYASMERERFEMKNSYNDSSSQKMSSYSQYDTDEKVQKVSPPRRKGSKEEKSERPANLMKRDTNGSDLFTTSSKQQTAGNHNTVTTGSRLYEAESAPDENINAVIEEEEALIAAHRKEIEDTMEIVREEMKLLAEVDQPGSRIDNYVAQLSFVLSRKAASLVGLQARLARFQHRLKEQEILSRKRVPRS, from the exons ATGCCGCCACAGGGTAATGCAGGAGCAGCCGCCGCGATTTATGATCAAGCTGCCGGCGGCTCCCTGCAAAGCTCGTCAACTGATGCCGGAGATGCTGTCATGGCGCGGTGGCTTCAGTCCGCCGGTTTGCAGCATTTAGGCTCTCCGCTTGCTTCATCCGGTATCGATCATCGCCTTCTCCCTAACCTTCTCATGCAG GGTTATGGAGCACAGTCTGCTGAAGAGAAGCAGAGACTTTTGAAGTTAatgagaaatttaaattttaatgggGAATCTGGTTCGGAGTTGTATACGTCCAATGCTCAAACTTTTGGTGGAGTGGCTGCATCGGATGGATTTTATACTCCTGATTTCAGAGGGGATTTTGGAGCCGGGCTTTTGGATCTTCATGCCATGGATGACACAGAACTTTTGTCTGAG CATATGATTTCAGAACCTTTGGAACCATCACCCATGCCTGGAGATACAAGAGTATTTGGAGATGATTTCTATCCAATTAACAGCAAGCTGGAAAAAGAAGCAGatgttgatgcatcaattaattTACCTATGAATGAAAAAGAGAATAGTACAAGGGAGAATAACGTCGCTAAGATTAAAGTTGTG GTACGTAAAAGGCCTTTAAACAAGAAAGAGCTTGCTAAGAAGGAGGATGATGTTGTAACTGTAACTGACAATGCATATTTGACGGTCCATGAGCCTAAACTAAAG GTTGATTTGACAGCTTATGTGGACAAGcatgaattttgttttgatgcCGTTCTTGATGAGCAGGTTACCAATGATGAA GTATACCGAGCTACAGTTGAACCAATTATCCCTACAATTTTTGAACGAACCAAAGCTACCTGTTTTGCTTATGGTCAGACAG GAAGTGGCAAAACATACACAATGCAACCTTTACCACTCAGAGCTGCAGAAGACCTTGTTCGACAGTTGCACCAGCCAGTTTACAGGAGTCAGAAATATAAATTGTGGCTTAGCTACTTCGAGATATATGGTGGAAAGCTATATGATCTTCTTAGTGACAGAAG GAAACTTTGCATGAGGGAAGATGGACGACAGCAAGTTTGCATTGTAGGACTGCAagaatttgaagtttttgatgTTCAAATTGTCAAAGAATTCATTGAAAAGGGAAGTGCTTCAAGAAGTACAGGATCTACGGGTGCTAACGAGGAGTCTTCCAGGTCGCATGCTATCTTACAATTGGTTGTAAAGAAGCACAATGAAGTGAAAGAGGGCAGGCGAAACACTAACAATGATGGAAATGAGGCAAGAAATGGGAAGGTTGTGGGGAAGATTTCTTTCATTGATCTTGCTGGAAGCGAAAGAGGTGCTGACACTACTGATAATGATCGTCAAACACG GATTGAAGGAGCCGAAATCAATAAGAGCCTTTTGGCTTTGAAGGAATGCATTCGCGCTTTAGACAATGACCAGATCCACATTCCATTTCGGGGAAGCAAACTTACAGAAGTGCTGCGGGACTCCTTTGTAGGCAACTCAAAAACTGTTATGATCTCTTGTATATCTCCAGGTGCCGGGTCTTGTGAACACACGCTTAACACCCTGAGATATGCTGATCG GGTTAAAAGTCTTTCTAAAAGTGGAAATCCTAGAAAAGACCCAATTCCTAATAAGGACGTTTCATCTACGTCAACCCCTCCAGCTAGTGCTTGTGCAGAGGATTTTAGTGATCAACGCCAAGAGAAACCAATGGATATGGGCAAGAAGCCATTTGAAAAGGAGAATACTATGTATAGCTCTGCTGCTATTGCTGACAAACAGTTACCTAGTATTTCTTCAAATTACCTATCAAATGGAAGAGAAGATAAAGGCTGGACTTATGCTTCAATGGAGAGGGAGAGGTTCGAAATGAAAAACTCTTATAATGATTCTTCCAGTCAAAAGATGAGCTCTTATTCACAATATGATACAGATGAGAAAGTGCAAAAGGTGTCTCCCCCACGCAGAAAAGGTTCTAAGGAAGAAAAGTCTGAAAGGCCAGCAAACTTGATGAAAAGGGATACCAATGGTTCTGATCTCTTCACCACAAGCTCCAAGCAGCAGACCGCAGGAAATCACAACACTGTTACCACTGGATCCAGGCTTTATGAAGCAGAATCCGCTCCTGATGAGAATATCAATGCAGTAATTGAG GAGGAAGAAGCACTAATTGCTGCTCATAGGAAAGAAATTGAGGATACGATGGAGATTGTTCGTGAA GAAATGAAACTCTTGGCCGAAGTGGACCAACCAGGAAGCCGTATTGACAATTATGTAGCCCAATTGAGCTTTGTGCTTTCTCGCAAAGCAGCAAGTCTTGTGGGTCTCCAAGCTCGCCTGGCAAGATTCCAACATCGACTAAAAGAACAAGAAATTCTAAGTAGGAAGAGAGTTCCCCGTTCATAA